In Meiothermus ruber DSM 1279, the following proteins share a genomic window:
- a CDS encoding ABC transporter permease: MEVLALIYRNLRARPVRSILTLLGIVVSTASMVLFLSFGEGLRKALGAELSTVGPAVLVLPEGVEAFSPGYPELRPETVEALQKSAAELGISQVIPYVVLTRGGLDPQTAFVFQGIPEGLSPKALYPNLTLAAGSLVPGPKGAVVGSRLAERNQLGLGKVLRLSPSISLRVEGILKPNGGLSDNIIYVPSSVVQEALGTRNYTAAAVGVREGFKADQVAEAIKARIAGVNAQTTGDVLRFAERAVRISDLVRFGISLVALVVGGLLVANTVMMSVYERIREFGLMRALGAKQGFIFGLVLLEALLLGVVGGLLGLVLGQAASGLVNWFTGREVGLALSAVTFRLASFALLVAVVLGLLAGFLPARTASRLKVVEALGRL; encoded by the coding sequence GTGGAAGTTCTGGCGCTCATCTACCGCAACCTGCGGGCCCGGCCTGTTCGCAGCATCCTGACCCTGCTGGGAATTGTGGTTTCAACGGCCTCTATGGTGCTTTTTTTGTCATTTGGCGAGGGGCTGCGTAAAGCCCTGGGAGCCGAGCTATCAACCGTGGGGCCGGCGGTGCTGGTTTTGCCGGAGGGTGTCGAAGCCTTTAGCCCTGGCTACCCAGAGCTACGACCCGAAACGGTAGAGGCCCTGCAAAAGTCTGCCGCCGAACTGGGTATCAGCCAGGTGATCCCGTATGTAGTGCTGACTCGAGGGGGGCTGGATCCCCAGACCGCTTTTGTCTTTCAGGGGATACCCGAAGGTCTCAGCCCCAAGGCGCTGTACCCCAACCTCACCCTGGCCGCGGGCAGCCTGGTTCCAGGCCCCAAAGGTGCGGTGGTGGGTAGCCGGTTGGCTGAGCGCAACCAACTCGGCCTTGGTAAGGTGCTGCGCCTCTCGCCCAGCATCTCGCTGCGGGTAGAGGGTATTTTGAAGCCCAACGGGGGCCTCTCCGACAACATCATCTATGTTCCTTCTAGCGTCGTGCAGGAGGCCCTGGGCACGCGCAACTACACGGCGGCGGCGGTGGGTGTGCGGGAGGGGTTCAAAGCCGACCAGGTGGCCGAGGCCATTAAGGCCCGGATCGCTGGGGTGAACGCCCAGACCACCGGGGATGTGCTGCGCTTCGCCGAGCGCGCGGTGCGCATCTCCGACCTGGTGCGCTTTGGCATCAGCCTGGTGGCGCTGGTGGTGGGGGGCTTGCTGGTAGCCAACACCGTGATGATGTCGGTCTACGAACGCATCCGCGAGTTTGGTCTGATGCGGGCCCTGGGGGCCAAGCAGGGTTTTATATTCGGGCTGGTGCTCCTGGAAGCCTTGCTGCTGGGGGTGGTGGGGGGGCTCCTGGGCCTGGTTTTAGGCCAGGCGGCCTCGGGGCTGGTGAACTGGTTCACCGGGCGCGAGGTGGGCCTGGCCCTCTCCGCCGTCACCTTCCGCCTGGCCTCCTTTGCGCTTTTGGTCGCGGTGGTGCTGGGGTTGCTGGCCGGGTTCTTGCCGGCCCGAACCGCCAGCCGGCTCAAAGTGGTTGAGGCGCTGGGGAGGCTGTGA
- a CDS encoding LOG family protein → MQLITVFGSSRAQPGTPAFIEAHAWGRAIAQAGFGVATGGYNGAMEAVSQGAKEAGGLVVGITAPSLFPQRNGPNLHVDLELPSSSLLTRIERLIDVSVACLALPGGVGTLAELLAAWNLNHIAQLQGKPLKPLGVHVGWLKVIRPGLEVTPDNLKLLTPIESLQSLQRFLQGLSSAPVSGR, encoded by the coding sequence ATGCAGCTCATTACGGTGTTTGGTTCATCGAGGGCACAACCGGGCACACCCGCTTTTATCGAAGCCCACGCCTGGGGCCGGGCCATCGCCCAGGCCGGGTTCGGTGTAGCCACCGGCGGCTACAACGGGGCCATGGAGGCCGTCTCGCAGGGGGCCAAGGAGGCCGGGGGGCTGGTGGTGGGCATCACCGCCCCCAGCCTGTTTCCCCAGCGCAACGGGCCCAACCTGCACGTGGATCTGGAGCTACCCTCCTCCTCGCTGCTCACCCGCATCGAGCGGCTGATTGACGTGAGCGTGGCCTGCCTGGCCCTGCCGGGTGGGGTGGGCACCCTGGCCGAGCTTCTGGCGGCCTGGAACCTCAACCACATCGCACAGCTACAAGGCAAGCCTCTGAAGCCGCTGGGGGTGCACGTGGGCTGGCTCAAGGTCATCCGCCCCGGCCTCGAGGTCACCCCCGACAACCTGAAGCTGCTCACCCCCATTGAATCGCTGCAAAGCCTGCAAAGGTTTTTGCAGGGGCTTTCTAGCGCTCCAGTATCCGGAAGGTAA
- a CDS encoding YceI family protein has translation MWRLVALLLIFGTALAQSRLELVPAQSEARYRVREQLAGVNFPSDAVGVSKQVQGVVRLDRNGRALEGSRFTVDLSALTSDQARRDNYLRRNTLNTAQYPLAEFVPKEVRGLSFPLPASGKATVQIVGDLKIRDVTRSVTWEGEVEFRGDTAILQARTSFTFRDFGLTQPRVLSVLSVDETIRLEVNFTFRILER, from the coding sequence ATGTGGAGGCTTGTTGCACTGTTGCTAATTTTTGGAACTGCCCTGGCCCAGAGCCGGCTCGAGCTTGTCCCGGCCCAGAGCGAGGCCCGCTACCGGGTGCGTGAGCAGCTTGCTGGTGTCAACTTTCCCAGCGATGCGGTGGGGGTTAGCAAGCAGGTGCAGGGGGTGGTGCGGCTCGACCGCAACGGGCGGGCCCTCGAGGGCTCCCGTTTTACGGTGGATCTTTCGGCCCTCACCAGCGACCAGGCCCGGCGCGACAACTACCTCCGGCGCAATACCCTCAACACCGCCCAGTACCCGCTGGCCGAGTTCGTGCCAAAGGAGGTGCGCGGCCTGAGCTTCCCGCTGCCCGCGAGCGGCAAGGCCACGGTGCAGATTGTGGGCGACCTGAAGATTCGCGACGTGACCCGGAGCGTGACCTGGGAGGGTGAGGTGGAGTTTCGGGGCGACACAGCCATCCTGCAAGCCCGCACCAGCTTCACCTTCCGCGACTTTGGCCTGACCCAGCCGCGGGTGCTGTCGGTGCTCAGCGTGGACGAGACCATCCGCCTCGAGGTGAACTTTACCTTCCGGATACTGGAGCGCTAG
- a CDS encoding ABC transporter permease yields the protein MSVSVVGSAPQKVRSHVGGMNLWQVFRIAWRAILGNPLRSVLTTLGVIIGVAAVVALTMVGQGSTANITRSLQSLGTNLITIGSNTGGRGGGFGLVRFGGPQTITLADAEAVQSAFAGRIVGIAPTLQSNQQVKVGASNLNVTVIGTWPDYASVRNAQPASGSFFNETDLQSRRRVAVIGYGIAQDLFGGQDPLGQRIRIAGISFTVVGVLPDKGDSGFASPNYQVMVPLSTYLQRLARSSSTGQPRVNAIYVQAPDKDSLSRLQQELTDFMAQRRKVTDPSEYDFSVQNQADALASVNQVTQTMTLFLGGVAGISLLVGGIGIMNIMLVSVTERTREIGIRKALGAKPRDILTQFLVESVVLSVGGGILGILLGLAMAGSVGQLLRVTPVFDPFSMVLAFLFSVAVGVFFGFYPASRAARLDPVESLRYE from the coding sequence ATGAGTGTTTCTGTAGTGGGCTCGGCTCCGCAAAAAGTTCGCTCCCACGTGGGCGGCATGAACCTCTGGCAGGTCTTCCGCATCGCCTGGCGCGCCATTCTGGGCAACCCTTTGCGCTCGGTGCTGACCACCCTGGGGGTGATCATCGGGGTGGCGGCGGTGGTGGCCCTGACCATGGTGGGCCAGGGTTCCACGGCCAACATCACCCGCAGCCTGCAAAGCCTGGGCACCAACCTGATCACCATCGGCAGCAACACCGGGGGGCGGGGTGGGGGCTTCGGCCTGGTGCGCTTTGGCGGCCCCCAGACCATCACCCTGGCCGACGCCGAGGCGGTACAGTCGGCCTTTGCAGGCCGCATTGTCGGCATCGCCCCCACCCTGCAGAGCAACCAGCAGGTCAAGGTGGGGGCCAGCAACCTCAACGTCACCGTGATTGGCACCTGGCCCGACTATGCCAGCGTGCGCAACGCCCAGCCGGCCTCTGGCAGCTTCTTCAACGAGACCGACCTGCAAAGCCGCCGCCGGGTGGCGGTGATTGGTTACGGCATTGCCCAGGATCTGTTCGGCGGCCAGGATCCCCTGGGGCAGCGCATCCGCATCGCTGGCATCTCCTTTACGGTGGTGGGGGTGCTGCCCGACAAGGGCGACTCGGGCTTTGCCAGCCCCAACTATCAGGTGATGGTGCCGCTCTCGACCTACCTGCAGCGCCTGGCTCGCAGCAGCAGCACCGGCCAGCCCCGGGTGAACGCCATCTACGTGCAGGCTCCCGACAAGGACTCACTCAGCCGCTTGCAGCAGGAGCTCACCGACTTTATGGCCCAGCGCCGCAAAGTGACCGACCCCAGCGAGTACGACTTTAGTGTGCAGAACCAGGCCGACGCGCTGGCCTCGGTCAACCAGGTAACCCAGACCATGACCCTGTTCCTGGGTGGGGTGGCCGGGATCAGCCTGCTGGTGGGGGGCATCGGCATCATGAACATCATGCTGGTCTCGGTGACCGAGCGTACCCGCGAGATTGGCATCCGCAAGGCCCTGGGGGCCAAGCCCCGCGACATCCTGACCCAGTTTTTGGTGGAGTCGGTGGTGCTTTCGGTGGGGGGCGGCATCCTGGGTATCCTGCTGGGCCTGGCCATGGCCGGCAGTGTGGGACAGTTGCTGCGGGTGACCCCGGTCTTCGACCCCTTTAGCATGGTGCTGGCCTTCCTGTTCTCGGTGGCGGTGGGGGTGTTCTTCGGCTTTTACCCGGCCTCGAGGGCGGCCCGGCTCGACCCGGTGGAGTCGCTCCGGTATGAGTAG
- a CDS encoding ABC transporter ATP-binding protein yields the protein MTVVSLQQVRKVYKSGALEFEALKGVSLEIRQGEMVALMGPSGSGKTTLMQIIGLLDRPTEGRYILAGRDVTTLTENERAEVRNQEIGFVFQAFHLLPRLSVLENVEVPLTYAGYGPQERRERALEVLQKVGLGNKLKNLPSQLSGGQKQRVAIARALTMRPSILLADEPTGNLDSKTAVEVMRLFQELNDEGTSVIIVTHEPDIAEYTGRIVRIRDGQIESDGPNPHRKRAVGGVA from the coding sequence GTGACGGTGGTCTCCCTGCAGCAGGTGCGCAAGGTGTACAAAAGCGGGGCGCTCGAGTTTGAGGCCCTCAAGGGGGTTTCGCTGGAGATTCGCCAGGGCGAGATGGTGGCCCTGATGGGGCCTTCGGGCTCGGGCAAAACCACCCTGATGCAGATCATCGGCCTGCTCGACCGCCCCACCGAGGGGCGCTATATCCTGGCCGGGCGGGACGTCACCACCCTGACCGAAAACGAGCGGGCCGAAGTGCGCAACCAGGAGATCGGCTTTGTTTTTCAGGCTTTTCACCTGTTGCCGCGTCTGAGCGTGCTGGAGAATGTGGAGGTGCCCCTCACCTACGCCGGTTATGGCCCCCAGGAGCGGCGGGAGCGGGCCCTCGAGGTGCTGCAAAAGGTGGGACTGGGCAACAAGCTCAAGAACCTGCCCTCCCAGCTTTCGGGCGGCCAGAAGCAGCGGGTGGCCATCGCCCGGGCCCTGACCATGCGCCCCTCCATCCTGCTGGCCGACGAGCCGACCGGCAACCTCGACTCCAAGACCGCCGTAGAGGTCATGCGGCTGTTTCAGGAGCTCAACGATGAGGGCACCAGCGTGATTATCGTGACCCACGAGCCCGATATCGCCGAGTACACCGGGCGCATCGTGCGCATCCGGGACGGACAGATCGAGTCCGACGGCCCCAACCCCCACCGCAAACGGGCTGTAGGAGGTGTGGCATGA
- a CDS encoding efflux RND transporter periplasmic adaptor subunit has translation MTQARSRNRIPWRWLAVVLVLAGLGVAAYWFLRPKPTSTAPTLETATVQQGVFRVSVSGPGTLEAVQSLSVKPAVNGTVLKLPTVGDRVQKGQLIVELDPTEYARALENARLALQKAQATLDKLRADQQSALASAQQSVSSAEVAYDSARRDLEAARTNLEATQKLFELGGASAQSLQSARDTYAKAQASLEMARVNLNTARQALALRKSADAQELRNAQIAVDQARLDVKNAEENLASTKIYAPFDGVVSEVNAQVGSIGVGATVSNSTALLTLIDDSSVNLPVQIDESEIAKVKVGQKVEVTLDAFNNETFEGVVTAISPSATIQQNIAVFYVTVRIANPERKLRPGMTAEGEIIAEEIPNALTIPKRAVQTVRNRAYVDVLQPDGSKETVRVVLGPDDGVNQVVLEGLEPRQTVVLPSRVQSTSSSSSNQGGLRLPLGAPPGGGR, from the coding sequence ATGACTCAAGCCCGTTCTCGCAACCGCATACCCTGGCGCTGGCTGGCTGTGGTTTTAGTGCTGGCCGGCCTGGGGGTTGCGGCCTACTGGTTTTTGCGGCCCAAGCCCACCAGCACTGCGCCTACACTCGAGACCGCTACCGTGCAGCAAGGGGTGTTCCGGGTCTCGGTCTCGGGGCCGGGCACCCTCGAGGCCGTCCAGAGCCTCTCGGTTAAACCTGCCGTGAACGGCACGGTGCTCAAGCTGCCCACCGTGGGCGACCGGGTGCAAAAAGGCCAGCTCATCGTGGAGCTTGACCCCACCGAGTATGCCCGCGCCCTGGAGAACGCCCGGCTGGCGTTGCAGAAGGCCCAGGCGACCCTCGACAAGCTCCGGGCCGACCAGCAAAGCGCCCTGGCCTCAGCCCAGCAAAGCGTTTCCAGCGCCGAAGTGGCTTACGACAGCGCCCGGCGCGACCTCGAGGCCGCCCGCACCAACCTCGAGGCCACCCAGAAGCTCTTCGAGCTGGGGGGGGCCAGCGCCCAGAGCCTGCAAAGCGCGCGCGATACCTACGCCAAAGCCCAGGCCAGCCTGGAGATGGCCCGGGTTAACCTGAACACCGCGCGCCAGGCCCTGGCCCTGCGGAAAAGCGCCGACGCACAGGAACTGAGAAACGCCCAGATCGCCGTGGATCAGGCCCGCCTCGATGTCAAAAACGCCGAGGAAAACCTGGCCAGCACCAAAATCTACGCCCCCTTCGACGGGGTGGTCTCGGAGGTCAACGCCCAGGTGGGGAGCATCGGGGTGGGGGCCACGGTCAGCAACAGCACCGCCCTGCTCACCCTGATTGACGACAGCAGCGTGAACCTGCCGGTGCAGATTGACGAGAGCGAGATCGCCAAGGTCAAGGTGGGCCAGAAGGTGGAGGTGACCCTCGATGCCTTCAACAATGAGACCTTCGAGGGGGTGGTGACGGCCATCTCTCCCAGCGCCACCATCCAGCAGAACATCGCGGTGTTTTACGTGACGGTGCGGATTGCCAACCCCGAGCGCAAGCTGCGGCCCGGCATGACCGCCGAGGGCGAGATTATCGCGGAGGAAATTCCCAACGCCCTGACCATCCCCAAGCGGGCGGTGCAGACCGTGCGCAACCGGGCCTATGTGGACGTGCTGCAGCCCGACGGCAGCAAGGAGACCGTGCGGGTGGTGCTGGGGCCCGACGATGGGGTGAACCAGGTGGTGCTAGAGGGCCTTGAGCCGCGCCAGACCGTGGTGCTGCCCAGCCGCGTCCAGTCCACTTCCAGCAGCTCCAGCAACCAGGGCGGGCTGCGCCTGCCCCTGGGGGCCCCTCCAGGAGGTGGGCGGTGA
- a CDS encoding CPBP family intramembrane glutamic endopeptidase: MTVTSNDLFLAVIVITVVQRLLNRRSLFFHQARPRELALAFLLGLAYTIPHLLTIDFTIPEAEHRRMLEARLEPWPLLRLMIYVPLFEEYFNREIMLKNLTNRMGFPVALAISSLFFGLMHVLKGWPGFLFALLFGVLAGLLYRKYGYFAAAAAHSGANLGGTLFPYLVVLLR; the protein is encoded by the coding sequence ATGACTGTTACAAGCAACGATCTGTTTCTGGCCGTTATTGTCATAACGGTAGTACAGCGACTGCTTAACCGTCGGTCTCTCTTTTTCCATCAAGCCCGGCCCAGGGAGCTAGCGCTGGCATTCCTGCTGGGTCTCGCCTACACCATACCCCACCTTCTAACCATCGATTTCACTATTCCAGAAGCAGAACACCGAAGAATGCTGGAGGCCCGGCTCGAGCCTTGGCCGCTTTTGCGGCTGATGATCTACGTGCCGTTATTTGAAGAATACTTCAATCGCGAAATAATGCTCAAAAACCTAACGAACCGTATGGGTTTCCCAGTTGCATTGGCGATAAGCAGCCTGTTTTTTGGTCTGATGCATGTACTGAAAGGTTGGCCTGGTTTTCTATTCGCCCTGCTCTTTGGTGTGCTTGCCGGGTTGCTGTACCGCAAGTACGGGTATTTTGCCGCAGCGGCCGCGCACTCCGGGGCAAACCTGGGCGGTACGCTATTTCCTTA